The following are encoded together in the Pseudodesulfovibrio indicus genome:
- a CDS encoding NAD(+)/NADH kinase, protein MSIAAILANPASGKDIRRLVAHGSVFDNQEKVRMVRRLILGLEKAGVKKILYMPDGYGIVPRALNAISPSIPVEAVEMPIRNSQTDTTTAAGIMETLGAKCLVVLGGDGTSRAACKGTVSIPLLPLSTGTNNVFPIMGEATVAGLAAGLVASGKLPVDGCCYRSCMFDVLLDGQVVDIALVDAAVYDDVFLASKAVWHMDKVPQLFLTRCGASSIGLSAIGGQIREIRPETPEGMALRLGGGAPVTITAPIAPGMFADVPVCGVSPMAPGELFTIDVSPGLVALDGEREVEIHAGSHAAIRLNTHGPLVVDVDRTLSLARQEGIFRQPL, encoded by the coding sequence TTGAGCATCGCAGCCATTCTGGCAAACCCCGCTTCCGGCAAGGACATACGCCGCCTGGTGGCCCACGGCAGCGTCTTCGACAATCAGGAGAAGGTGCGCATGGTCCGCAGGCTGATTCTCGGCCTGGAAAAGGCGGGCGTGAAGAAGATCTTGTACATGCCCGACGGGTACGGCATCGTGCCGCGCGCCCTCAACGCCATTTCGCCTTCCATTCCCGTGGAGGCGGTGGAGATGCCCATCCGCAACAGCCAGACCGACACCACCACGGCGGCGGGCATCATGGAGACCCTGGGCGCGAAGTGCCTTGTCGTCCTCGGCGGCGACGGCACCAGCCGCGCGGCCTGCAAGGGCACGGTCTCCATTCCGCTTCTGCCGCTCTCCACGGGAACCAACAACGTCTTTCCGATCATGGGCGAGGCCACGGTGGCCGGGCTGGCCGCCGGGCTGGTGGCCTCGGGCAAGCTGCCCGTGGACGGCTGCTGCTACCGCTCCTGCATGTTCGACGTCCTGCTGGACGGCCAGGTGGTGGACATCGCCCTGGTGGACGCGGCGGTCTACGACGACGTCTTCCTCGCCTCCAAGGCGGTCTGGCACATGGACAAGGTGCCGCAGCTCTTCCTGACCCGGTGCGGCGCGAGCTCCATCGGGCTGTCGGCCATCGGCGGCCAGATCCGCGAGATCCGCCCGGAAACCCCGGAGGGCATGGCCCTGCGCCTGGGGGGCGGCGCACCGGTCACGATCACGGCCCCCATCGCCCCCGGCATGTTCGCCGACGTCCCGGTCTGCGGGGTCTCCCCCATGGCTCCCGGCGAGCTGTTCACCATCGACGTCAGCCCCGGCCTGGTGGCCCTGGACGGCGAGCGCGAGGTGGAGATTCACGCCGGTTCCCACGCGGCCATACGGCTGAACACCCACGGCCCGCTGGTCGTGGACGTGGACAGGACCCTGTCCCTGGCGCGGCAGGAAGGAATTTTCAGGCAACCATTATAA
- a CDS encoding alpha-ketoacid dehydrogenase subunit beta, which translates to MSEKTYLQALNEALRQEMERDPNVFILGEDVGQFGGCFGVTQGLFDTFGEERVMDTPITESTIVGAATGAAAAGLRPVAELMFVDFIGVAMDQLFNQAAKMRYMFGGKTTVPMTLRMPQGAGIGAAAQHSQSLESWFMNIPGLKVVIPSTPYDAKGLLISAIRDDNPVVFLEHKLLYGMTGEVPDESYTIEIGKADVKREGSDVTIVATSQMVYSALEAAERLKADGIEAEVVDPRCLQPLDKETILESVKKTHALVVANEAVSFAGPGAEIVALAAEEALEYLDAPVKRVGAPFCPVPFSPPLEQAYIPNADDIVAAVKSIR; encoded by the coding sequence ATGTCCGAAAAAACATATCTTCAGGCGCTCAATGAAGCGTTGAGGCAGGAAATGGAACGCGACCCGAACGTGTTCATTCTCGGCGAGGACGTGGGACAGTTCGGCGGTTGCTTCGGCGTCACCCAGGGGCTGTTCGACACCTTCGGCGAAGAGCGGGTCATGGACACCCCGATCACCGAGAGCACCATCGTGGGCGCCGCCACCGGCGCCGCCGCCGCCGGGCTTCGCCCCGTGGCGGAGCTGATGTTCGTGGACTTCATCGGCGTGGCCATGGACCAGCTGTTCAACCAGGCCGCCAAGATGCGCTACATGTTCGGCGGCAAGACCACCGTTCCCATGACCCTGCGCATGCCCCAGGGCGCGGGCATCGGCGCCGCCGCCCAGCACTCCCAGTCCCTGGAGTCCTGGTTCATGAACATCCCCGGCCTGAAGGTCGTCATCCCGTCCACCCCCTATGACGCCAAGGGGCTGCTCATCAGCGCCATCCGCGACGACAACCCGGTGGTCTTCCTGGAGCACAAGCTGCTCTACGGCATGACCGGCGAGGTCCCGGACGAGAGCTACACCATCGAGATCGGCAAGGCCGACGTCAAGCGCGAGGGTTCCGACGTGACCATCGTGGCCACTTCCCAGATGGTCTACTCCGCCCTGGAGGCCGCCGAGCGCCTCAAGGCCGACGGCATCGAGGCCGAGGTCGTGGACCCGCGCTGCCTGCAGCCGCTGGACAAGGAGACCATCCTGGAGTCCGTGAAGAAGACCCACGCGCTGGTGGTGGCCAACGAGGCCGTGTCCTTCGCCGGTCCCGGCGCGGAGATCGTCGCCCTGGCCGCCGAAGAGGCCCTCGAATACCTGGACGCCCCGGTCAAGCGGGTGGGCGCGCCGTTCTGCCCGGTGCCGTTCTCGCCGCCCCTGGAGCAGGCCTACATTCCCAACGCCGACGACATCGTCGCGGCCGTGAAGAGCATTCGCTAA
- a CDS encoding thiamine pyrophosphate-dependent dehydrogenase E1 component subunit alpha, with protein MALSKKTLIHMYETMNRIRLFEQKLQEFFAAGEIPGFVHLYLGEEAVATGTCAALTDTDMITSTHRGHGHLLAKGGDLKLMMAEIFGRQTGYCKGKGGSMHIADMHLGILGANGIVGGGGPLAVGAALAAKYKKSDDVAVCFFGDGASNQGTTQEALNMASAWKLPLVFVNENNGYGISCPQCKSMAVVDIADRAAAYDMPGVVVDGNDVLAVHEAVTEAVKRARKGQGPSLVECKTYRWRGHFEGDACTYRCTEELEEWMAKDPLPRFEAKLLESKTLTKKEAENIKERIVADVEAAVAFAKESPMPPVSALMEDVYA; from the coding sequence ATGGCTCTCAGCAAGAAGACATTGATTCACATGTACGAAACCATGAACAGGATCAGGCTGTTCGAGCAGAAGCTTCAGGAATTCTTCGCCGCGGGCGAGATTCCCGGCTTCGTGCACCTCTATCTCGGCGAGGAAGCCGTGGCCACCGGGACCTGCGCGGCCCTGACCGACACGGACATGATCACCTCCACCCACCGCGGCCACGGCCACCTGCTGGCCAAGGGCGGCGACCTGAAGCTGATGATGGCCGAGATCTTCGGCCGCCAGACCGGCTACTGCAAGGGCAAGGGCGGTTCCATGCACATCGCCGACATGCACCTCGGCATCCTGGGCGCCAACGGCATCGTGGGCGGCGGCGGTCCCCTGGCCGTGGGCGCAGCCCTGGCCGCCAAATACAAGAAATCCGACGACGTGGCCGTGTGCTTCTTCGGCGACGGCGCGTCCAACCAGGGCACCACCCAGGAGGCCCTGAACATGGCCAGCGCCTGGAAGCTTCCCCTGGTCTTCGTCAATGAGAACAACGGCTACGGCATATCCTGCCCGCAGTGCAAGTCCATGGCCGTGGTCGACATCGCCGACCGCGCCGCCGCCTACGACATGCCCGGCGTGGTGGTGGACGGCAACGACGTCCTGGCCGTGCACGAGGCCGTGACCGAGGCCGTCAAGCGCGCCCGCAAGGGCCAGGGTCCCTCCCTGGTGGAGTGCAAGACCTACCGCTGGCGCGGCCATTTCGAGGGCGACGCCTGCACCTACCGCTGCACCGAGGAACTGGAGGAGTGGATGGCCAAGGACCCGCTGCCCCGCTTCGAGGCCAAGCTCCTGGAGAGCAAGACCCTGACCAAGAAGGAAGCGGAGAACATCAAGGAGCGCATCGTCGCCGACGTGGAGGCCGCCGTGGCCTTCGCCAAGGAGAGCCCCATGCCTCCGGTCAGCGCCCTGATGGAAGACGTCTACGCCTAG
- a CDS encoding Lin0512 family protein encodes MARQRFAIELGYAADLHGEDMTKAAVRAVRDAVSRVCLCGIMEICGRDRFQGVFVHADVAVPDPERVDRDAVLACIPIGETSLNLVPGGMSVPGIEVPCFAPGVSNIVVACAALTVSVETDMEGAADGSKKPACGCAAKAD; translated from the coding sequence TCGCCATAGAACTCGGCTACGCCGCGGACCTCCACGGCGAGGACATGACAAAGGCCGCGGTCCGCGCGGTCCGGGACGCCGTGTCCCGGGTCTGCCTGTGCGGGATCATGGAAATCTGCGGCCGGGATCGGTTCCAGGGCGTGTTCGTCCATGCCGACGTGGCCGTTCCCGACCCGGAGCGGGTGGACCGGGACGCGGTGCTCGCCTGCATCCCCATCGGCGAGACCTCCCTGAACCTGGTCCCCGGCGGCATGAGCGTGCCGGGCATCGAGGTTCCCTGCTTCGCCCCCGGCGTGAGCAACATCGTCGTGGCCTGCGCCGCGCTGACCGTGTCCGTGGAGACGGACATGGAGGGCGCGGCCGACGGATCGAAGAAACCGGCCTGCGGATGCGCCGCCAAGGCCGACTAA